In Hyphomicrobiales bacterium, the sequence AGTCGAACGACCTGGCCTCGCAGCAGCCGCAGAAGCTGAAGGAATTGCAGGACCTATTTTATTCCGAGGCGAAGAAATATGATGTGCTGCCGCTCGACAATTCGACGCTCGCCCGCTTCACCACCCAGCGTCCGAGCCTCACAGCGGGACGAACGGTATTCACCTATACGGGCGGGCTGACCGGCGTGCCCGGCAGCGGCGCCCCGAGCATCCTGAACAAGTCCTATACGATCACGGCCGAGGTCACGATCCCCGACGGCGGCGCCGAGGGCGTGATCGTCACCGAGGGCGGGCGTTTCGGGGGCTATGCGCTGTTGCTGACCAAGGGAGAATTCGGTTTCGGCCGGAGCAAGCCGGTGTTCCTGTACAACCTGCTCGATCTCAAGCGGACGGTTTGGGAAGGGCCCGAGCTGGGCCCCGGCAAGCACAGCATCGTCTTCGATTTCAAATCCGACGGCCCGGGCCTGGGCAAGGGCGGGACCGGCGTCCTTTCGGTGGACGGCAAGCAAGTAGCCCGCAATTCTCTGGAACACACCACCCCGATCACCTTCCCGGAAGACGAGAGCTTCGATGTGGGTCAGGACACGCGCACCGGGGTCGCGCTTCTGGAACATCGTTACGACCCTCCGTTCAAGTTCACCGGCAAGATCGACAAGCTCACCTTCAAGCTCATACCGCTGCAATGAGCGAAGCCGCTGGTTGTCGCCTCCCGCATTCCTTGAGCCAGCAGCAAGAACGAAAGCCGGGTTCGTGGTTGCGATGAAGAACGTGCTGAAGTTCGCAGCGATCGCTGAAGCTGCGACCGGGTTGGCTTTGCTGCTCGTGCCGACATTCGTTGCCTCGCTCCTCATCGGCGAGGAGCCGGGCGGCATTGCCCTGCCGATTGCCCGCGTGGCCGGCATTGCCCTCATCGGATTGGGGGTGGCCTGCTGGCCGGGTCCCCCGCTCGTCGGCATGCTGGCCTACAGCGGAGCCGTCGCCGTATTCCTCGCCTATCTCGGCCTTACAGGCAGCTTTACGGGCACCTTTCTGTGGCCGGCAGTCGTCCTTCACCTCGTCCTGACGGCGCTGTTGGGTTTCTCCTTGAGACAAGCCCCACGCGAATAGAACGAATTGGCGATCCCTCCATTCAGAGGCCCCACAGACTGCTGTCCGTTGCCATGCAGCCCTGTTTTCGCCTGGAGCAATCACGCGACCGGGAAACCGGGGGGAACCGGCCTCGGACACGCCATCGCCCAGCGGCTGGCGGCAAACTTGGACGGTTCGATCCGGCTTCATAAGCGTGCCGGCGGTGGACTGGCGGCCGGGCCCGATCCAGAGCGCCTCTCAGAGGCGCCCTGAACGTTCGGAAGCCATCCCGTTCGCGTGCCGGAACTCACCCGGCGACAGGGCGAATTCGCGGCGGAACATGCGGTTGAAATTGGCCTGATCCAGGAAGCCCGATCGAAACGCGATCGAGCCGATCGTCGCGGCGCGATCCGTAAGCAGAAGCTTGCGGGCGTGCTGCAGCCTTGCTGTCCAGATCGCCGCGGCCACACTCTCCGGCTCGCTCTCGAAGGCGCGGTAGAGCGAGGCGCGCGAACAGCCCAAGAAAGTCGCCAGAAACGCGGCGGACAGCTCCGGATCGGTGCAGTGCCGGGCGATCAGCTGGCGGGCCGCAGCTAGCAAAGTCGACGGATTGTCCTGCCCGTCGCGCGGATTGCCGCCCGCCAGCGCCAGCCGGGCGAACTGGATGGCGATGTCGACGGCGGAACTCCGTTCATCTTGCGACAGATCCGTCGCCTCGTCCGCAAGCGTGCGCAGATGCGACGACAGAAGCCTGACGGCCCCGGCCGGGGCCAGGCGCCCGACATCCTGCGGCCCGGCGCCCCGCGTGAACATCACGCCCAGTTCCCGGTGCTTCAGCCAATGCGCCCGCACCGGCCGGGAAAAATCCGTCACATAGACATCGCCCGGCACCAGCCGCACGCGCCGATCGCCGAAGCTCACCTCGGACCGGCCGTCGAGAACGAGCCCGACATAGATCTCGGCGCCGCTGTCGGCACGGCAACGCCGTTCCGAACGCTCGACATGAATCGCCGTGGAAAAATGATCCCAGAACTCGCCCGCATTGCCGGCAACACGCCGCAGAGTGGCATGAAAGGCGTGCGCCTCCTCGTCACGGCGGTCGATCGCCATGCGCTTCAGCACGGTCTGCGACCAGAAATCGAGCCGGTCGTTCCGCCGAAGCCCGTCTGTCGAGATCTCCATCATGCCAGATCTGCACCCCCGGTCAGGATCGTCGCTGCCCCTCCGTGTCCGGCGCAGCGGATCGAATCACGCTACGGATCGGGGCATCCGGATGAGAGGCGATCGCTCGCAGGATGACAACGTGGCTTGCCTGGGAAGGCCGGACAAGCCGGTACGAGACGCTACGCCTAACGATGTCTTGCGCAGGCGACCTAGGCTTCGACCACAACCCGAGGGAGAGAAGGTCGTTGCCGAATTCGCGCTGCTTGCCCGGAGCGACATCCGCCTGGTTCAGACGGCACCTTGCCGTTGCCGCGATGCTGACGCCCCTCGCCCCATTCTTTCCGGCCCCGGCACTCGCCCAATGGGAGCGCGGCGGGGCTTTCGCGGGGACATGGTCGGTTCAGCTCACCGATGCCTTCGGACACCGCCAGAATTGCAGCATCGAGCTTTCGGGCGCGGGCAGCATCATGGGGGCCTATCGCGCCAGCCCGCGCGGATGCGGTTCCGCCCTGGTCAGCGTATCCCGCTGGCAGCCGCGGCACGGCGGCATCTCGCTGGACGACGTCTCCGGCCGGCCGCTGGTGGCGCTCCGTGCCGGCCGGGGCGGGTTTACCGGAACCGATGAGGGCGGGCGCCCGATCCGCCTGATCTCGCCCGGCGCGCCCCGCGGATACGGGTTCAGCCAGCCGTTCGACGAGCCGCTTCAGCCATCACGGGGATGCTCGGTCTATTACGGACAATCCGAGCGCTGCGCGGAAGCGCGGGACCTTGCGGCGCCGCGGCTCGCGCCGGGACAATCGGTGACGGTCAGAATCGTCTATCCGGCCAATCTGCGCCAGTTTCCGTCGCTCGGGGCGCCGTCTCTCGGGCTCATCCCCGTCGATACCTGCGCCGTCGCCGATTCCTGCGCACGGCAAGGCGATGGCGGCGAGTGGTGCCGGATCAGCTATGCCGGCCGGACCGGCTATGTGGTGAAGACCTTCGAGCGGGATGGTCGCCGGCAGATCCTCTATTCGAACGCCTGCAGGGCGGGTTGATCCGCATGAAACCGGTATTTGAACAGGACGTCCTCTTCACGTTGCGGGGGGCCGGTGCGGCGCGTCGCGGCATCTGGTTGTCGCGCTGCAGCCTTCTGGCGTTGTCGGCGGCTTTGCCGATGCTGCAGGCCGGTGCGGCCATCGCGCAACAGCGGATCGAGCGTCGCGGCGACTTTACCCAGCCCATCCGGCTGGATTTTCGCGAGTTCAACCCCGAACTCCCCCCTCTCACCCTGCCCCTTCATGTCGAGATGAGCGGACGGGTTCTCGTCAGCGACCGCAATCCAGCCATCGGCATTTGGCGTGAGACATCCCCGCTTCTGCCGGCTGGGCCTTTCCCGGCAGGCAGGCTCGAATTTGGCTTTTCGGGCGGGCAAATCCGGAATCCAGACGCGGGCGGGATCCTGCTGAGCGCCCAGGGCAGTACGGCCGTAGGCCTGACATCCCCGCAGGATGGCGGATCGATCTCGGCGACGATCAATGGGACGACGATCGAGGCCCGCGCGGGCGCGATGACCAATACGTCAGGCGGAGACGGTTCGCATGAAGGCAGTTTGCCTTTCTCGGGTGGATCGGCCGGCCCCATCATGCTCCGCCTCATGGGAAGCTCGGTCTCAACGACTTACGCCGCAATTTGGGCCACCGCCAATGGCGGCCGGGGCAGTTGGTCGAAGAAAGGGCCCGCGGCGGCCAATGGCGGCTCCGGCGGCAGCATCGGGCTAGCGCTCCAGGATAGTGGCATCGTAACGACGGGTCTCGGCGGAATCGGCATCAATGTCGTTTCACGCGGCGGAGCCGGCGGCCAGGACTGGAGCGGCGCGAACGGCGCGAACATCGCCGGCGGGGCGGGCGGCTCCGGCGGCGACGTCAATGTCGATATCCGCGGCAACAGTCTAATCCTGACCGGGGGCGAGTCCGGCCACGGCATATTCGCACGCAGCTCCGGCGGCAATGGCGGCAATGGCGGATATGGACAAAGCGGCAACGCCAGGACGGGATCGCCCGGCGGGGTTGCTGGTGACAGCGGCTCCGTGGCGGTTAGCAACTATGGGCTGATCGTCACCGCAGGCGCCTTTGCGCACGGCATCGACGCTCGCTCGGAAGGGGGCAGAGGCGGAACCGGCGGCGGTGACACCGGCATCTTCTATTCGCGAGGCGGCCGAGGCGGATCCGGTGGCTCTCAGGGAGCGGTCTCCTTGCAGAATGCCGGCGGGATTCTCACACTTGGCGATGGCGGGGTTGGCATGCTCGCGGTTGGGGCGGGCGGCGGCGCGTCGGATGGGGGAAATGCCGATAACGGGATCGTTGCCATCGGCGGCGGCGGCGGTAGCGGCGGAGATGCCGGTCTCGTCCGCGCCACCAATTTCGGCTGGATAGCGACGGTGGGCACGCTGGCGCCGGCAATGTCCTTGCAGAGCATCGGCGGCGGTGGCGGCCATGGCGGGACCGCGAGCAGCATCTTTGCGTTCGCCAGCCTGAGCATCGGCGGGAATGCCAGCGGCGGCGGACATGGCGGTGACGTGACCGCCCGCAACAGCGGACATCTCATCACGGCAGAGAACCTGTCACGCGGCATCGAAGCCCAGAGCATCGGCGGCGGCGGTGGCAATGGCGGCATCGCGACGAGCCGCGCGGCAAATGCCGGCGACGTCAGGATCGGTTCCACGCTCGGCTCGTTCAGCTTTGCGCTTGCCGTCGGCGGACGTGGCGGCGCGGGCGGCAGCGGCGGCGCCGTCACGGTGAACAATGAAGAGAGGGGCACGATCGCGACCACCGGATCCCTCTCCGATGCGATCCTGGCGCAAAGCCTCGGCGGCAGTGGTGGCATCGGCGGCAGCGCGGACGCCGCCGCCATGAACGTCGCCAGCGGACATTCGGTCTCCCTCTCGATTGCCATCGGACGTGCGGGCGGCACCGGCGGCGGTGGCGGAACGGTCAATGCGACCAATGCCGGCACGCTCATGACCTTCGGCGCCAACGCCAACGGCGTGCTCGCCCAAAGCATCGGAGGTGGAGGGGGCGCCGGCGGTAATGCCTCGGCCAGCATCGGAGCCGCAGGCGCGGGGCCTCTCGAATGGTTCCAGAATCCGGACCAGAAAACGCTATACTCGCTCAAGGCAGACGTTGCCGTGGGTGGCTCGGGCGGCAGCGGCGGCAGCGGCGGGCAAGTTACCGTCATCAATTCCGGGCGGATTTTGACGCAGGGCGACGATGCTTTTGGCGTCGCCGCGCAAAGCATCGGCGGCGGAGGGGGCGTTGCCGGCAATAGCGTGGGATTGTCGGGTGGCACCGGAACCTTGTCGCTGGAGGTGCTCGTTGGCGGCACCGGCGGCTCCGGCAACCATGGCGGCAAAGTCGCGGTGCGAAACCACGACGCGATCGAGACACAAGGCGCGCGCGCTCCCGCCATCATGGCGCAAAGCGTTGGCGGCGGCGGCGGCATCGGCGGCAACGCCAGCAGTGTTTCCAGCACGCTCTACCAGTCAATTCTGGAGGGCGTCGGCGCCTTTAACGACTGGATCTCTTTGGACCGAGCCTTTCGGAACAATACCTGGAAGGCCTGGGAGAAGACGATCAGCTTTTCGGGCACCGCGACCGTGGGCGGTAGCGGCGGATCCGGCGGTGACGGTGGCCGCGTCGACGTCGAGAACAGCGGCAGGATAACGACGCGCAAGGCAGGCTCGCCAGGCATCTTCGCCCAGAGCATCGGTGGCGGCGGCGGGACCGGGGGCGCGGCGAGCGCGACGGACGGCGAAACAACCGCGGTGACAATTCTCGGCATGCTCAATCAAGGGACGAGCCTGGCGCAGGGCGTCGTGCAGGCGTTTCGCTTCTTCAGCGTCTCCCTTGAGACGAGCATCAATGTCGGCGGCGCCGGCGGAGCCGCCGGCCATGGCGGCGCAGTACGGGTCTCGAACGCGGGGAGCATCAGCTCGGAGGGAGCGAGCTCTCCCGGAATCTTCGCTCAGAGCATCGGCGGCGGCGGCGGCCAGGCAGGTTATATCGGCGAGGATCCGGCCGACCAAACCGAGGACAACGAGGACACGGCAAAGCCGCAGGGCCTCAGCGGTCCGAAGGTCGCGGCGATCCAGAAGATTCTGGGGATCACCAGCCTGATCCCACAGGCTGGCGGCGTGTCGACCACGATCTCGGTGGGGCGTGCCGGCGGCGCCTCGGGCCATGGCGGAGAGGTATCGATCGTCAACAATGGGCGGATCGAGACATATGGTGCGAACTCCGAGGCGATCCTTGCCCAAAGCGTCGGCGGCGGCGGCGGAAATGCCAACGCCACCAAGGGCGATCTGGGCGAGACGACCGTCAACATCGGTATCGACGTCGGCGGCAAGGCTGGCAGTTCCGGCGATGGCGGCAAGGTCGTGGTCGAGCTTGAGCGAGGCGGTCTGTCGACGAGCGGCGCCTTCTCGTCCGGCGTCGTCGCGCAGAGCATCGGCGGCGGCGGCGGCAAAGCCGGAGACGTCACGTTCCGCCGGGGTGTGGGTTCGTATTTTCTGAGTGGCATCACAACCGTCGGTGGCGCGGGGGCTTCCGGCCGCGGCGGAGACGTTTCGGTGAAGGCCGACGCGAGCATCCGGACCGAGGGTGAACAGGCTCACGGAATCGTCGCGCAGAGCGTAGGCGGCGGCGGCGGCATCATCGCCATGCCGGTGGTCACGCTCGATGCGGACAAGCGACCGACCTATTCCGCCCCGGCGACTGGCAAGCTGACGCTAGCCCTTGGTACGACGGATGGGTATGGCGGCAATGGCGGCAAGGTGAGCGTCAGGGTCGTTCGCGACCTGCAGACGAGCGGAGCGAACGCCTTTGGTATTCTGGCCCAGAGCATCGGCGCCGGCGGCGGGTTGATCGGCGCGCCGGCGCTCAGCGGTCCGGCTGAGGCTTCGAAGGTCGTCCTCGGCGGGCAGCAGAATGCCGGCGGTCACGGCCGCGATGTCGATGTGCATCTCCCCGTCGGCGCCAGCCTCGCCACGCGCGGCCGGAATGCCCACGGCATCGTCGCGCAGAGCATCGGCGGCGGCGGTGGCGTCGTCGCTTTGACCGAGCGCGCCGGCGCCGTGACGGTTGGAAGCGTCGCGAATGGCAACAGCTTCGGCGATGCCGGCAATATAGGCATCTCGGTGCAGGGCGCGATCTCGACCTCCGGAGCGGGCGCAGCCGGCGTGCTGGCACAAAGCATCGGTGCGGGCGGCGGCATGACCGGCGACGCCGCCTCCGTTTCCTACAAGGGGAACATCGTTTCCGATGCGGGTTTCACCAGCGGCGGAGGCGAAGGCGGCGCCATCGACATCGGCGTCACCGGGCGGATCGCGACGACGGGCGCGAACGCCCCCGCCATCCTGGCGATGAGCCTCGGGAGCGGCGCCGTCTTCTCCGACCAGGGCATCCTGCTCAAGCGGCCGGGTGCTGCGGTCGGCAACAGCGGCCGCCGGATCACCATCGACCTCTCCTCCGGCGCACAGGTCGCCGCCTCGGGCGCGAATTCCCCCGGCATCTATGCGGTCAGCCTCGGCAATTCCGGAGCGGGCGCGGGCGGCACCTACCGGGGCGAGCCGATTACCGTCAATATCGGCGCGAATGCCGAGCTGCGCGGCGGTTCCGGCGAGTTCGGCGCCGCGATCTCGACCCATACCACGGCGCTCACCACGATCACCAACGGGGGCACCATCGCCACATTCGGCGGGCCGGCGATCCGCACGGTCAATCAGGCGCTGGTGGAGAACACCGGCACGATCGCGGGCAATGTGCTGCTCGGCGCGGGCAGCACCTTCAACAACCGCGAGGCCGGCCGGCTGCACAGCGGCGAGACGCTGAGCATCGCGACATTGAACAATGCCGGTGTCCTGAATCCGGGCGGAGAAAGCCCACTCGGCGGAACCAGCTTCACCCTGGTCCGCACCGCTCTGGACGGCTCGCTCCAGCAGACGGCCATCGGCAGATATGCCGTCGATCTCGACTACTATGACCGGAAAGGGGATTTTCTCGCGGTTGCAGCCGCCTCGCGTTTCGAAGGCGGCGTGACGCCGCTTCCGGTGCGGGCGCTTCGCGATATCCCGTTGCCGATCGCCAGCTTCGAGAGCCCCTCGACGCATTACGGCGCCGTGCTCAAAGACAGTTCTCCCGTGTTCCGATACGATCTCAAGGGATCCGATCCGCGGAACATCGCCATTGCGATGAGCGCCACCTTCGCTCCCGAGGGAATGACGCTGTCGGAGGACCAGGCGCGGAAGGCGGCCGATCTCCAGCGGCACTGGGACATGCAAGGCCCGGACGCCGCGGCGAGCCCCGCGCGCGAGGGCCTGTCGCGGATATTCGGATACCTCACGCGCATGCAGAGTGCACAGGCCTATCGCGGTGCGCTCGACGAGCTCAGCAATGATGCGACGGGCGTGCGTGGGCCGGCGATGGCCAATGAGGCCAGAGCCTTTGCCGAGAGGCTGAACAGCTGCCCGGCTTTCGTCCGCGACGATGCCAGCATGCGCGAGGTCGATTGCGTCTGGGGCCGCTCGATCGCGACGCGGATCGACCGGAGCGGTTCGGTCGACGACAGCGGCTACGGCACGAAGCAACTGACCTTGCAGGTCGGCGGGCAGAAGCAGATTGCGCCCGGCTGGTTCCTCGGCGGCTCGCTCGGCTATGGCGCGGCCCATACGACGACGAGCTACGGCGATGTCGATATCCACTCCCAGGGCGTCACCGCCGGAGCCGTCCTGAAGCGTGAAATCGGGCCGTGGCTGTTCTCGGCCTCGCTGCTCGCGGGCTACGATAACGCGGACCTCAAGCGCGACATCGTCCTGGGGAGCTACTTCGCCCGCGCCTCGGGAACCTCCCAGGCCGTGCAGCTCGGCGGCAAGCTGCGTGCCTCCTACCAGCTCGCGATCGGCAACTGGTATCTCAAGCCGATGGCCGATCTCGATCTGCATTTCGTCAAGCAATACGGCTATCGCGAGCGCGGCGCGGGCATCTTCGACCTGGCGACGCTCGATCAGAGCCAGTTCAGCGCGACGGTTTCGCCGGCCCTCGAGATCGGGAGCCGCTTCGAACTCGCCGGCCTCGTCGCCCGCGCCTATCTCAATGCCGGCGCCAGCTTCGCGAGCGGGAACGGTGGGCAGCAGAAGCAGCGCTTCGCCGTTTTGGGAGCCGGCGGCGGAATTCCCAGCTTCGAGACGGAAACGGGCATGCCTCGGGTCTACGGCAATGCGCGGGCCGGCATCGACCTCGTGACCACATCGGGCTGGGAATTGCGGGCGGAATATGGCCTGCGCGCCGCCGACGGCTATCGCGAACACAACGCCGAACTGCGGGCCGCGCTCAGGTTCTGAGAGACGTCCCGCTCCGACAGGCGATCAGATCTCGATCTCGACGCCGACCTCGACGACCTGCGTCGCCGGGATGTGGAAATGGGCGGCGGAACGCTCGGCGTTACGCTGCATGAAGGCGAAGAGCGACTCGCGCCACAGCGCCATGCCCTCGATCTCCGCGCGCGGAATCACCGTCTCGCGGCCGATATAATAGGAGAGCTCGGCCAGATCGATGCCGGGTAGCAGCCCGCGCTCGACGCCGCAGCGCAATCCGTCCGGAATGCGCGGCGTTTCCATGAAGCCGAAATGCAGGATGACGCGCGTCACGCCGGGGAGGAGCTCGACCACCTCCATGCGAGCATCGTCGGAGACACGCGGCACCTCCTCCAGCTTGCCGGTGATGAGCAGAATCCGCTCGTGCAGCGCGTGGTTGTGGCGCACGAAATGCGAGAGCGAGAGCGGGACGCCCCGCGCGGCCGAAGCGAGGAACGCGGCCGCGCCGGGCAGGCGCACCGGCGGCTTCGCGGCCAGCATGGCCAGGAAGTCCTTCTCCGGCTCGCGCTGGCGGCTGCGTGCCGCCTCCACCAGCGCAAGGCCGCGCCGCCAGGTGAGCATGATCACCACCAGTACGAGCGCCAGCACCAGCGGATACCAGCCGCCTTCGTGCAGCTTCGGCAGATTTGCGGAAAAGAAGGCGAGGTCGATTAGCAGGAAGAAGCCGTTTACCGCCGCGACCATGAGGGGGTTGTAGCCCCATTTGATCGCGATCAGGGCTGCGAGCCCGGTGGTGATCGTCATCAGCAGCGACACGGCGATGCCGTAGGCCCCGGCCAGCGCATCGGAGGAGCGGAACATGAAGACCGAGGTCAGGGTCGCCAGGCAGATCAGCCAGTTGACGATCGGGATATAGATCTGGCCCTTCTGGTCATCGGCCGTGTGCAGGATGCGCACGGCCGGGAAAAGGCCGAGCTGCACGGCCTGCCGGGTCAGCGAGAAGGCGCCGGTGATCACCGCCTGCGAGGCGATGACCGCGGCGGCCGTTGCGAAGAAGATCAGCGGATAATGCGCCCAGTCGGGAGCGAGCTGGTAGAACGGGTTCGAGAGGGCGGCCGGATTCGTCAGCAGCAGGCCACCCTGTCCGAAATAATTGAGCATCAGCGCCGGCAGCACGACCACGAACCAGGCAAGGCGGATCGGCTGCGGGCCGAAATGGCCCATATCCGCATACATCGCCTCGCCGCCGGTCACGGCCAAAAAGGTGGCCCCCAGCACCGCGAAGCCGACGAGCGGCGAGGTATGGGTGATGAAGTAGAGCGCATTGAACGGGTTGATCGCGGCCAGGATGCCCGGCGCCATCAGGATGCCGCGGATGCCGAGCAGCGCGAGGGCCAGGAACCACAGCAGCATGATCGGCCCGAACAGCCGGCCGATGAAGGCCGTGCCCTTGTTCTGGACGAGGAAGACGCAGACCAGGATCGCCGCCGTCAGCGGCACCACGGCCGGCGCCAGCATCGGCGCATCGACCTTGAGGCCCTCCACGGCGCTGAGCACCGAAATGGCCGGCGTGATGGCGCCATCGCCATAGAGCAGCGCGGCGCCGACGAGCCCGATCACCAGCACATAGGCCCGGGCCGAACCCGGTTTGGCATGACGTGCCTTGAGCAGGGCCAGCATCGCCATGATGCCGCCTTCGCCGCGATTGCCGGCGCGCAGGATCAGGAGTGCGTATTTGACCGAGATGATCAGGATCAGCGCCCACAGGATCATCGAGACGCAGCCGATGACCGCCTGCGGTTCGAGCGTCCCGCTCCCGGCGGCGGCACGGGCCGCTTCCTTCAGCGCGTAGAGCGGGCTCGTGCCGATGTCGCCATAGACGACGCCGAGGGCTCCGAGCATGGCGGCAGCCATGGGTTGGTGATGGCCGTCATGCACCCTGACATCAGCGTGGGGCTGCGACTTTACTGCCTGTGACAAAGACAGCCTCCCGTTTTTCTTTTGAATAGGGCACGAGCCCGTTGCCGCCGCAAGAGCGCAATCGCCCAAGCTCTTGGCCGGTCTTGTGAAACCGGGTCAGCCCCCCTTCCCTATCGATCGCGGGCGGAGACAGAAAAAAGGGCCCGAGGGGCCCTTTGACATCATCGGAGAACCAGATTCGATGGGTTGGAGCGGATCTATCCGGCCTCTTGGGGACGCCTCCTTTTCCCGAACGGCTTCAGGCTCCGGCAGGCATTATCGCGGCTATCTCCGACAGCAGCCTGCTCAGATCGCCGAATCTCGTCCTGTGATTGCAGATTGCCACCCGCAGACAGTGCCGTCCCCGGATCGTAGTGTCGGACAAGGCGGCAATGCCTGTTTCCTGCAGACGAAGCATGATCTCCACATTGATCCGCTTGACCTGCTCCTCGTCGCGGCCTCGCGGCGTGACGCGAAAGCAGACGATGTTGATTTCCGGCTCCGCCATCAGCTCCAGGGAGGGTTGCGCCCGGATGAGCCCGGCGAGATAGGCGGCCTGGGCGATGTTGCGGTCGATCAGCCGCCCGAATTTCACGACGCCGTGCTCCATCAGCGCCATCCAGACCTTCAGGGCGCTGAAACCACGCGTCGTCTGGAGCCCGAACTCGTAAAGCCAGTCGGCCGAGGCGATGCCGCGCGCGGTGGTCTGGAGATATTCCGGGGAAGCGGCGAAGGTGTTCCTGTGCCGCGCCCGGTCGCGGATCAGGGCGCAGCCGACCTCGAAGGGCGCGTGCAGCCATTTATGCGGATCGAGCGCGATGGAATCGGCACGCTCGATGCCTTTCACCCGCCAGGCATTCCGAGGCGCGATGGCGATCAGGGCGCCGATGCATCCGTCGACATGGAACCAGAGCTTCTCTTCGGCCGCGATGTCGGCGAGCCTGTCGAGATCGTCGACGGCGCCGGAATTGACCGTCCCGGCCGTGCCGATGAGGCAGGCCGGATGGAACCCCGCGGCACGATCCTGCGCAATCGCGGCCCGCAACGCCTCGATATCGATCCGGCCGCCGGCATCGGCCGGAACGCGGCGCAAGGC encodes:
- a CDS encoding HTH araC/xylS-type domain-containing protein, translated to MMEISTDGLRRNDRLDFWSQTVLKRMAIDRRDEEAHAFHATLRRVAGNAGEFWDHFSTAIHVERSERRCRADSGAEIYVGLVLDGRSEVSFGDRRVRLVPGDVYVTDFSRPVRAHWLKHRELGVMFTRGAGPQDVGRLAPAGAVRLLSSHLRTLADEATDLSQDERSSAVDIAIQFARLALAGGNPRDGQDNPSTLLAAARQLIARHCTDPELSAAFLATFLGCSRASLYRAFESEPESVAAAIWTARLQHARKLLLTDRAATIGSIAFRSGFLDQANFNRMFRREFALSPGEFRHANGMASERSGRL
- a CDS encoding SH3b domain-containing protein, which produces MPNSRCLPGATSAWFRRHLAVAAMLTPLAPFFPAPALAQWERGGAFAGTWSVQLTDAFGHRQNCSIELSGAGSIMGAYRASPRGCGSALVSVSRWQPRHGGISLDDVSGRPLVALRAGRGGFTGTDEGGRPIRLISPGAPRGYGFSQPFDEPLQPSRGCSVYYGQSERCAEARDLAAPRLAPGQSVTVRIVYPANLRQFPSLGAPSLGLIPVDTCAVADSCARQGDGGEWCRISYAGRTGYVVKTFERDGRRQILYSNACRAG
- a CDS encoding conserved membrane hypothetical protein (Evidence 4 : Unknown function but conserved in other organisms) encodes the protein MVAMKNVLKFAAIAEAATGLALLLVPTFVASLLIGEEPGGIALPIARVAGIALIGLGVACWPGPPLVGMLAYSGAVAVFLAYLGLTGSFTGTFLWPAVVLHLVLTALLGFSLRQAPRE
- a CDS encoding Osmolarity sensory histidine kinase EnvZ, whose amino-acid sequence is MAIPPFRGPTDCCPLPCSPVFAWSNHATGKPGGTGLGHAIAQRLAANLDGSIRLHKRAGGGLAAGPDPERLSEAP
- a CDS encoding conserved hypothetical protein (Evidence 4 : Unknown function but conserved in other organisms), coding for MKPVFEQDVLFTLRGAGAARRGIWLSRCSLLALSAALPMLQAGAAIAQQRIERRGDFTQPIRLDFREFNPELPPLTLPLHVEMSGRVLVSDRNPAIGIWRETSPLLPAGPFPAGRLEFGFSGGQIRNPDAGGILLSAQGSTAVGLTSPQDGGSISATINGTTIEARAGAMTNTSGGDGSHEGSLPFSGGSAGPIMLRLMGSSVSTTYAAIWATANGGRGSWSKKGPAAANGGSGGSIGLALQDSGIVTTGLGGIGINVVSRGGAGGQDWSGANGANIAGGAGGSGGDVNVDIRGNSLILTGGESGHGIFARSSGGNGGNGGYGQSGNARTGSPGGVAGDSGSVAVSNYGLIVTAGAFAHGIDARSEGGRGGTGGGDTGIFYSRGGRGGSGGSQGAVSLQNAGGILTLGDGGVGMLAVGAGGGASDGGNADNGIVAIGGGGGSGGDAGLVRATNFGWIATVGTLAPAMSLQSIGGGGGHGGTASSIFAFASLSIGGNASGGGHGGDVTARNSGHLITAENLSRGIEAQSIGGGGGNGGIATSRAANAGDVRIGSTLGSFSFALAVGGRGGAGGSGGAVTVNNEERGTIATTGSLSDAILAQSLGGSGGIGGSADAAAMNVASGHSVSLSIAIGRAGGTGGGGGTVNATNAGTLMTFGANANGVLAQSIGGGGGAGGNASASIGAAGAGPLEWFQNPDQKTLYSLKADVAVGGSGGSGGSGGQVTVINSGRILTQGDDAFGVAAQSIGGGGGVAGNSVGLSGGTGTLSLEVLVGGTGGSGNHGGKVAVRNHDAIETQGARAPAIMAQSVGGGGGIGGNASSVSSTLYQSILEGVGAFNDWISLDRAFRNNTWKAWEKTISFSGTATVGGSGGSGGDGGRVDVENSGRITTRKAGSPGIFAQSIGGGGGTGGAASATDGETTAVTILGMLNQGTSLAQGVVQAFRFFSVSLETSINVGGAGGAAGHGGAVRVSNAGSISSEGASSPGIFAQSIGGGGGQAGYIGEDPADQTEDNEDTAKPQGLSGPKVAAIQKILGITSLIPQAGGVSTTISVGRAGGASGHGGEVSIVNNGRIETYGANSEAILAQSVGGGGGNANATKGDLGETTVNIGIDVGGKAGSSGDGGKVVVELERGGLSTSGAFSSGVVAQSIGGGGGKAGDVTFRRGVGSYFLSGITTVGGAGASGRGGDVSVKADASIRTEGEQAHGIVAQSVGGGGGIIAMPVVTLDADKRPTYSAPATGKLTLALGTTDGYGGNGGKVSVRVVRDLQTSGANAFGILAQSIGAGGGLIGAPALSGPAEASKVVLGGQQNAGGHGRDVDVHLPVGASLATRGRNAHGIVAQSIGGGGGVVALTERAGAVTVGSVANGNSFGDAGNIGISVQGAISTSGAGAAGVLAQSIGAGGGMTGDAASVSYKGNIVSDAGFTSGGGEGGAIDIGVTGRIATTGANAPAILAMSLGSGAVFSDQGILLKRPGAAVGNSGRRITIDLSSGAQVAASGANSPGIYAVSLGNSGAGAGGTYRGEPITVNIGANAELRGGSGEFGAAISTHTTALTTITNGGTIATFGGPAIRTVNQALVENTGTIAGNVLLGAGSTFNNREAGRLHSGETLSIATLNNAGVLNPGGESPLGGTSFTLVRTALDGSLQQTAIGRYAVDLDYYDRKGDFLAVAAASRFEGGVTPLPVRALRDIPLPIASFESPSTHYGAVLKDSSPVFRYDLKGSDPRNIAIAMSATFAPEGMTLSEDQARKAADLQRHWDMQGPDAAASPAREGLSRIFGYLTRMQSAQAYRGALDELSNDATGVRGPAMANEARAFAERLNSCPAFVRDDASMREVDCVWGRSIATRIDRSGSVDDSGYGTKQLTLQVGGQKQIAPGWFLGGSLGYGAAHTTTSYGDVDIHSQGVTAGAVLKREIGPWLFSASLLAGYDNADLKRDIVLGSYFARASGTSQAVQLGGKLRASYQLAIGNWYLKPMADLDLHFVKQYGYRERGAGIFDLATLDQSQFSATVSPALEIGSRFELAGLVARAYLNAGASFASGNGGQQKQRFAVLGAGGGIPSFETETGMPRVYGNARAGIDLVTTSGWELRAEYGLRAADGYREHNAELRAALRF
- a CDS encoding hypothetical protein (Evidence 5 : Unknown function), producing the protein MWSKPRSPAQDIVRRSVSYRLVRPSQASHVVILRAIASHPDAPIRSVIRSAAPDTEGQRRS